The window GCAGTCACAAGAACCTTGCCCATACTGAGCCATACACGACCTTTGCGGAAAACGTCACCGATGCCCGGAAGCTGATCTTTGCCGACGCGCAAACCTCCGGCGGCCTGCTGCTCAGCGTTCCCGGGGAAAACCTCAACGCCGTGATGGAGACGCTTGAGGAAACCCTGGCACCTTGCGCCGTTGTGATAGGAAAAACGATACCGCGCGACCACAGTGCCATTTACGTCACCGCCTCATAACCACCACGATGAAAAAACACCTCAACATCGATCTCAACACCCTGCCTGAGGAAGGTAAAACCTTTTCCGGGGAGCTTGATGGCTCGATCCTGACCACCCGGCATGGCAGCGCAGGGGAAATCAAAGCCGTCAGCCCGCTGGTTTACGACCTCTACCTCCAGAAATTCGACAACGAACTGCTGGTCCGGGGAAACCTCTCAGCAACCTTTGAATTCAACTGCGACCGTTGCCTGTCGCCTTTTGACATGACCATCGAAGCCGTTGAATGCAGCCTGTGCATCGAGGTCGGCTCGTCACAAATCGATCTCGCCGATGCCCTCAGGGAGGAAATCGTCATCCTCTTCCCTGACTACCCCCATTGCGAAGACGGCGATGAACCCAATACATGTAATTTAGATTCTCGCTATTTAGCGATGGACAAACCCCTGGATGATGATGTAAAGACCCGTCCCCGCGACGAGGCACCCACCCCATGGGATGCTCTCGACGCAATCAAGGATGATCCATCCGAAGGCTCCGAATAGACACTGAATCGCCCCTCAAGACTTTTCAAGCAACCTAATATCAACAACTTAACCAACTACTACCATGGCTGTACCTAAGCGCAGAACATCCAAGATGAAGCAAAAGATGCGTCGCGGCGCGAACCGCTGGCGCACCCCCAAGCTCAAGACCTGTCCCGAGTGTGAAAGCCGCGTGCCTTCCCACATCGCATGCCCACACTGTGGAACCTACCGTGAGCGTCAGGTTCTCGAGGTGGACGCCATCTAAGGCATCGCTTCATCCGAAGGATTGAATTTACGAAGCGGGATGCCTTGGCATTCCGCTTGTTTCATGTCTGCCTGTCACCTCTGCCTACGCCCTGTGTCAGCAGTCCCCTCTTTTACAACACACTATGAAAATCGCACTTGATGCCATGGGCGGCGACCGTGCCCCTACAGTCAACATTGTGGGAGCACGCAATGCCCTGAAGCTTTATCCGGATATCAAACGCATCTTCCTCGTCGGTGACGCAGCTGTGCTCGAGCAGGAAGTCAAGGAGCACAAGCTCACCGATCCCCGTGCAGTAATTGTCCATGCACCCGATGTGGTGGCCATGCACGAGTCCGGCGCCAAGGCTCTGCGCAGGAAAAAAAACTCATCCATCGCGGTAGCCACAGATCTGGTGAAATCCGGTGATGCCGACGCCGTGGTCAGTGCGGGGAATACGGGGGCTGCGGTCGCTTCAGCGACCGTCAAGTTACGCACTTTGAAAGGGGTCGAACGGGCAGGTATCGCCTCGGCCATCCCGAACGAATACGGAATCTGCCAGCTTCTAGACGCCGGAGCCAACCCGGAGGCCAAACCGCAGCACCTCGTCACCTACGCAGTGATGGGCGCCGTATATGCCAACCGCGTCCTTGGCGTCAATCGCCCCAAGGTCGGCCTGATGTCCAATGGCGAAGAGGATGAAAAAGGGACTACCTTCACCAAAGAAACATTTGCCCTGCTCAAACACCTCGAATCGACTGGTCGGGCCCCCTTTGACTTCCTCGGCAACGTGGAGGGCCATGACTTGTTTGAAAGCGAGATCGACGTTGTGCTCTGTGACGGATTCACCGGAAACATCATCCTCAAAGCGTGTGAAGCCACGGCCAAAGCCATGTCCAAATGGTTGAAAATCGAATTCAAACGCAGTCCGTTCCGTATCATGGGTGCAGCGATTGCCAGAGGGGCATTCAAAGCGGTTAAAAAGAAGAGCAGCTACGAATACGTGGGCGGCTCTCCGCTTCTCGGTGTCAACGGTGTTTGTATCATCGCCCATGGAGGCTCATCAGCCCTGGCGATCCAGAACGCGATCCGCGTGGCACGCGAAACAGTCAGCCTCGAGGTGAACCCACACATTGAAGACATGCTGCTTGAGGTCAATCGCCCTTCGGCGTCCAATGCCTGATTCGTCTCCTGTTTATGCTGTTCATCCTCGTATTCTTATCTAGATTGCCTCCAACAAAATACCTTTGAACTCAATGAACGAATCCAAATCCGTCATCCCTGTCACCATCGCCGGCACCGGCAGTTACGTCCCAGAGAAAGTCCTGACCAATGCCGACCTTAGCAAAATGGTCGACACCAGCGACGAGTGGATCACCACCCGGACCGGCATCAAGGAACGCCGCATTGCCGCGGATGACGAGTTCACCTCCGACCTGGGAACCAAGGCGGCCGAGCGGGCCCTTCAACAAGCCGGCATTGCCGCCGAAGACGTTGAGCTCATCATCGTGGCCACCATTACACCAGACACGCCCACCCCGGCGACGGCGTGTTACGTGCAGACCAAACTCGGTGCCCATTCGGCGGTTGCCTTTGATATCTCGGCTGCCTGCTCCGGCTTCCTCTATGCCATGAAACTGGCCAAACGGCTCATCTCAGACGGCGCTTATAAAAACGCGGTCATTATTGGAGCTGAAAAACTTTCCTCGGTCACCAACTGGGAAGACCGTAATACCTGTGTCCTTTTTGGCGACGGAGCGGGTGCCGCCGTCCTGCGTAGATCCGAGGAAGCAGAAGGCCACATCCTTGCCACCGAAATGGGCACGGATGGCCGTCACGCCAAGCTGTTGGAAATCAAGGGCGGTGGATCGGCCTGCCCGATCACAGCGGCCAACGCCGATGAACATCTCCACACCCTTACCATGCAAGGGCGCGAGGTATTCAAGCTGGCCGTCAACGCCATGCGCACGGCTGCGGAAACCGTGATCGAACGTGCCGGACTCACCCCGGATGACATCAAGCTAGTCATACCACACCAGGCCAATCTCCGCATTATTGACGCCATTGCCGATCGCTTGGCCGTCCCTAACGAAAAGGTATTTGTCAACCTGCACAAATATGGCAACACCTCCGCCGCCGCGGTTGCGATCGCCCTGGATGAGGCACACCGTGAAGGTCGTTTTGAGCGGGGCGATCATATCATCCTCGTTGCCTTCGGCGCAGGTTTGACCTGGGCGGCCACTGCCATTAAATGGTGATTTTTTTCAGGAGGCTGACAACATGCAGAAGGCAGGATACAGGTGACAGCAACCGGGCATCAGGCCTGAGCCGCCCGTTACCCCCGACCCCCGACCCCTGAAAAAATGCGTCAGTTCATTCTAACCATTGGAACGATCGTGGTGGTCCTGGCTTCTTGTTGGGAAATTTTCCAAGGGATTTCCCTGATTATTCGCAGCGAGCTTGAAGACTCGCTCTTCCACCTTTTCATTGTCACCCCCATCCTGCTCTCGCTGGCCGCGACCTTTGATTACGTCAACAGTCAACTCCATGCCGACTACCGTAAATTCAGACGGTCCATGGCCCGCAAAAAAGGTGCGCAAAGCGATATCCTCCACCCTGACTCAAAAGAAGTCGAGGGCACGCCGTGGGAAGACGACTCCTCGCATACGCAGTGACCAGTCGCCTCCGGGGAGATTGGTTATAAAAATTTTCTAACCGACCTGCCCGGTGCCTCAACAGCATCACCTAGTTCGGCATTGCGGTGAATCCAGACACTCTGGACCAGCCCTAACAAAAACATCACCATCAGCACAAAGGTTCCGGAGTAACTCACCAAGGGGAGAGGAATACCGGTAATAGGCGTCATCAGCACACACATGCCGATGTTTTCGAAAATGTGGGCAAACAGAAGCGCCACGACGGCCGCGGCAATGATCCGGCCCGAACTATCCCGGCTGTAGAAGGCAATAAACAGACACTGGATCAGCAGCATCGCGTATCCGGTCAGCAACATCAGGCTGCCACGGAATCCCTGCTCTTCACCGATCACGGCGAAAATAAAGTCGTTATGCGCGGTTTTCCATGGGATGTATTTTTTATCGTGCAGTGAGCCCCGCTCACTGGAAGCATTCGAGCCTATGCCTTTCCAACCGGCCTTGCCGATAGCGGTCGATACCCAATATGGAGCATAGGCATCGCCATTGATATCCACCTCCCTGCCATCAAGCATGGCGAGATAGAGTTCGATACGCCCCGCGCCACGTTCGGAGGCCTTGGGTAAAACAACAAAGTATGCCAGGGCAACACAGCCAAAGCCGACGATCATCATCAGCAGCAGATAACGATAAGGTATTCCACTGGCAAACATGATCACGACGGTGACGGGTAACCAAACCATCGCCGACCCCATATCCCCCATGGCTACCACGATTAGAAACGGAACCCCCGATAACACAGCAATGATCCCGACCCTCACAAAGGGCAGCTTGAAAAAGGCGTGCCAGCGCGGCAAATCCTGAAGTAATGACCCCATCAGAACGATCCCCCCCGCAATACCCAACTGGGTTGGTTGAAAGGAAAGCGCTCCGATATTAATCTGGTGGACTTCCGTCCCCTTGAACATCGCCACCACCATCAGAGCCAGGCCCGCAAGGTACATCGGTATGCCAAGCCACCTGATCCAGCGGTAGTCAATCAGTGCCGTGATAAAAAAAACGGCGCAACCTCCGATGATCCACAGTTTCTGTCGACTGGCATAGTAGCCCCCGCCGTTAGGCAGGTGCCTGGCGGCACTCTCGATGGCATAGACGCCAAAGATAGCCAGCGCCAGCATGGTTAATACCAGCAGCCAGTTCATTCCCAGTATTTTCCGCAGTAGTGGAGTCATCTTCTTTTAGGAAATCCCTGCGAGTCTCTACGGATGGGCTTTACCAGGTGGCATTGTGCTGTCGGTGATGCAGAGGTGACATTGGTGGCTAGTGGCCATCGGCACCAGGCGCAAATTTATTCAACTCCTTGAGCATGTTCGCCGTGATGTCCTTGGCGTCCTTTAGGTAGATAAAGAATGATACCTGGTTGGTGTTTTTGCCCGATTTATCAAAGACATAATCATACCCCAGCTCCTTGGCGTGGTCGATGACCTTCTGTCGAATCTCCTGCATAATCCCCTGCATGCTGGCGGCCTTGAGTTGGGCCACCTTGCTCTTTTCCTGGTCTGAATAGCGCTTCACCTCTGCACTCATCATCTTGAGTTCCTGCGCCAGTAATTTCCCCTCGCTCTCCTTGTTGCTTTTTTCCTCATCAGTGAGCTTACCGCTATTGATCTGCTCGGCCAGACCATTGAGCATCTGGCGCATCCGGTTCATTGCCTCTCCACGTTCATTGATCCCCTTCTGAATACGTGCATATTCGGTATTGAAGCGTTTCTGGGAGGCGATGGTCCGGTGGTATTCCTTGAAAAGCTTCTGCATGTCCACAGTGGCCATTTTGGGGAGCTCGGCAGACACCACTGCAGCCATTCCGGCCATCATCATCAGGCTTGTATAAAATATTTTCAGCTTTCTCATATCCATATTACGTTCCAGGCGCACCAAGGTGCATGTTTTCCCTGGTTGCGTCAATAGCATCTCCCCCAAGCCAGCAAAAAAGGCAAAAAGATACCCTCTCCCGGTGCTCAGGAGAGGGTATGCAATGATGATGTCCGGAAGGATGACAAAGGTCGTCGCCCTTGGATCAAGGAGCAGCTGGCTCCGGGGTAGCAGGTTCGGCTGGAGCGTCTGGTGCAGCCGGTGCTTCAGGTGCCTTGGGAGCATCCTTGTTGAGTTCGGTCAGCAATGCCGCCGTAATGTCGGTAGCGTCCTTGGTGTAGAGCAGGAACGGCACCTGGTTGGCACTGAGGCCGGACTTATCGAGCACAAAGTCGAAGTCCTCACCCTTGGAGTGGTCAACGATACGTTTGCGGATCTCCTCGAGAATCCCCTGCATGCTGGCCTGCTTCTTGAGCTCGAGCGCACGGGTGCGGCGACCGAGGAACTCGCGGCGTTCGCGGT of the Akkermansiaceae bacterium genome contains:
- a CDS encoding DUF177 domain-containing protein, with amino-acid sequence MKKHLNIDLNTLPEEGKTFSGELDGSILTTRHGSAGEIKAVSPLVYDLYLQKFDNELLVRGNLSATFEFNCDRCLSPFDMTIEAVECSLCIEVGSSQIDLADALREEIVILFPDYPHCEDGDEPNTCNLDSRYLAMDKPLDDDVKTRPRDEAPTPWDALDAIKDDPSEGSE
- the rpmF gene encoding 50S ribosomal protein L32, with the translated sequence MAVPKRRTSKMKQKMRRGANRWRTPKLKTCPECESRVPSHIACPHCGTYRERQVLEVDAI
- the plsX gene encoding phosphate acyltransferase PlsX gives rise to the protein MKIALDAMGGDRAPTVNIVGARNALKLYPDIKRIFLVGDAAVLEQEVKEHKLTDPRAVIVHAPDVVAMHESGAKALRRKKNSSIAVATDLVKSGDADAVVSAGNTGAAVASATVKLRTLKGVERAGIASAIPNEYGICQLLDAGANPEAKPQHLVTYAVMGAVYANRVLGVNRPKVGLMSNGEEDEKGTTFTKETFALLKHLESTGRAPFDFLGNVEGHDLFESEIDVVLCDGFTGNIILKACEATAKAMSKWLKIEFKRSPFRIMGAAIARGAFKAVKKKSSYEYVGGSPLLGVNGVCIIAHGGSSALAIQNAIRVARETVSLEVNPHIEDMLLEVNRPSASNA
- a CDS encoding ketoacyl-ACP synthase III — its product is MPVTIAGTGSYVPEKVLTNADLSKMVDTSDEWITTRTGIKERRIAADDEFTSDLGTKAAERALQQAGIAAEDVELIIVATITPDTPTPATACYVQTKLGAHSAVAFDISAACSGFLYAMKLAKRLISDGAYKNAVIIGAEKLSSVTNWEDRNTCVLFGDGAGAAVLRRSEEAEGHILATEMGTDGRHAKLLEIKGGGSACPITAANADEHLHTLTMQGREVFKLAVNAMRTAAETVIERAGLTPDDIKLVIPHQANLRIIDAIADRLAVPNEKVFVNLHKYGNTSAAAVAIALDEAHREGRFERGDHIILVAFGAGLTWAATAIKW
- a CDS encoding FtsW/RodA/SpoVE family cell cycle protein, with protein sequence MTPLLRKILGMNWLLVLTMLALAIFGVYAIESAARHLPNGGGYYASRQKLWIIGGCAVFFITALIDYRWIRWLGIPMYLAGLALMVVAMFKGTEVHQINIGALSFQPTQLGIAGGIVLMGSLLQDLPRWHAFFKLPFVRVGIIAVLSGVPFLIVVAMGDMGSAMVWLPVTVVIMFASGIPYRYLLLMMIVGFGCVALAYFVVLPKASERGAGRIELYLAMLDGREVDINGDAYAPYWVSTAIGKAGWKGIGSNASSERGSLHDKKYIPWKTAHNDFIFAVIGEEQGFRGSLMLLTGYAMLLIQCLFIAFYSRDSSGRIIAAAVVALLFAHIFENIGMCVLMTPITGIPLPLVSYSGTFVLMVMFLLGLVQSVWIHRNAELGDAVEAPGRSVRKFL
- a CDS encoding OmpH family outer membrane protein, coding for MRKLKIFYTSLMMMAGMAAVVSAELPKMATVDMQKLFKEYHRTIASQKRFNTEYARIQKGINERGEAMNRMRQMLNGLAEQINSGKLTDEEKSNKESEGKLLAQELKMMSAEVKRYSDQEKSKVAQLKAASMQGIMQEIRQKVIDHAKELGYDYVFDKSGKNTNQVSFFIYLKDAKDITANMLKELNKFAPGADGH